The proteins below are encoded in one region of Patescibacteria group bacterium:
- a CDS encoding PilN domain-containing protein, whose translation MPEEKFPTPELNLLSGDELENTSGGKFIKWALTWGRRIVVLTELIVIGAFLSRFWLDTVVADLNDKIDRQKAVVLALADFEKEFRTVSDKVDKAGQLEKATSTLTVYDQTKKLIPNGVTLVQLSINPQMIAFAGSADENLLETMVTGFQNSPNFSNINVERIAKKDVYGVVDFSLKADYGHKQ comes from the coding sequence ATGCCGGAGGAAAAATTTCCCACACCGGAATTAAATCTGTTGTCTGGGGATGAACTGGAAAACACCTCGGGAGGAAAATTTATTAAATGGGCGCTGACCTGGGGCCGGCGGATTGTAGTTTTAACAGAATTAATTGTTATCGGGGCCTTTTTATCCCGCTTTTGGCTGGATACGGTGGTGGCGGATTTAAACGACAAAATTGACCGGCAAAAGGCGGTTGTTTTGGCCCTGGCGGATTTTGAGAAAGAATTTCGGACAGTTTCGGACAAGGTAGACAAAGCCGGCCAGCTGGAAAAAGCAACTTCTACTCTGACGGTTTACGATCAGACTAAAAAACTGATTCCCAATGGAGTAACTTTGGTTCAGCTGAGCATTAACCCGCAAATGATTGCCTTTGCCGGAAGCGCCGACGAAAATCTTTTGGAAACCATGGTAACCGGGTTTCAAAACTCACCGAACTTTTCCAATATTAATGTCGAGCGGATCGCTAAGAAGGATGTTTACGGTGTTGTTGATTTTTCTTTGAAAGCAGACTATGGCCACAAGCAGTAA
- the rpsT gene encoding 30S ribosomal protein S20, which yields MPVIQSAIKKLKQARSHEAQNRGVKKQVKELIDAFKKNPTVAAYSKAVSALDKAAKNNVIHKNKAARLKSRLSKRLPKTETKAKGEAKPKAAKTKTAKK from the coding sequence ATGCCAGTAATCCAGTCAGCCATTAAGAAATTAAAACAGGCCCGAAGTCACGAGGCCCAGAACCGTGGGGTCAAAAAGCAGGTCAAAGAACTGATCGATGCCTTTAAAAAAAACCCGACGGTAGCGGCCTACTCAAAGGCGGTATCCGCTTTGGATAAGGCGGCAAAAAATAACGTGATTCACAAAAATAAAGCAGCCCGTCTAAAGAGCCGGCTGTCTAAGCGTTTGCCCAAAACTGAGACTAAAGCCAAAGGCGAAGCTAAACCAAAAGCTGCCAAGACGAAAACTGCCAAGAAATAG
- the murJ gene encoding murein biosynthesis integral membrane protein MurJ: MVNNLIKNGRDLLFRRQTNILSAATVIAAAVLLSRLLGLFKYRLLTGRFSVSDIGVFITAFRLPNTVFDLIVMGALTTAFIPVFTSYIAKDKTEDANRIASTVLNLSILIFLLFSFLFFVFTDPLMHLIAPGLSPREMSLAIPFTRIMLLGQTLPLILGNFLTGILQSHKRFLVPALAPVVYNIGIILGILFLSPSLGLYGAVWGVVLGAFLFMLIQIPLCAHLDFHYQLKFDLRHPGVTEIGRLIVPRTLGLAVTQLNYFANLAISSLISTRAITIFSFAQQLEQLPIGVFAATIAQAALPTLSEEHGKDDNFANFKKTFLTSLHQILFLVCPAAAILIVLRIPIVRLVYGASKFDWPATVETGRTLAFLSIGLIAEAAINLLVRGFYALHNSKTPVIVGSLTVLLNIALSFSFIFLFPIWGKSVLGLAAASAIADSLYALILIYLLNRAVHSFEPQALLLPAGKILFAAALTGFSLYVPMKLLDQLVFDTTRTAPLIMLSATVSLIGLTVYLFLTWVLQIEELKSFLSLFGQLGHVFFAAEDQVERAVSDVVTETAPVEIPPQTPEVR; encoded by the coding sequence ATGGTTAACAACCTGATTAAAAACGGCCGGGATCTTCTCTTTAGGCGCCAAACAAATATCCTTTCTGCCGCCACGGTTATTGCCGCCGCCGTTTTGCTCTCCCGTCTCCTGGGTCTTTTTAAATACCGTCTCTTGACCGGCCGGTTTTCCGTTTCGGATATCGGAGTTTTCATTACTGCTTTCCGTTTGCCCAACACCGTCTTTGATCTGATTGTTATGGGCGCTTTGACGACTGCTTTTATCCCGGTTTTTACTTCATACATTGCCAAAGATAAAACTGAAGATGCCAACCGCATCGCCTCAACTGTCTTAAATCTGAGTATCCTCATTTTTCTTCTTTTTTCTTTCCTGTTTTTCGTTTTTACCGACCCGCTGATGCATCTTATTGCCCCGGGCCTGTCGCCACGGGAAATGTCTTTAGCCATTCCTTTCACCCGGATCATGCTTTTGGGCCAAACCCTGCCGCTCATTTTAGGCAACTTCTTGACCGGAATCCTGCAATCACACAAGCGGTTTCTGGTTCCGGCTCTGGCTCCGGTGGTCTATAACATCGGCATAATTTTGGGCATTCTTTTCCTGTCGCCGAGTTTAGGGTTGTATGGTGCGGTTTGGGGCGTGGTTCTGGGTGCGTTTCTTTTCATGCTGATCCAGATTCCCCTGTGCGCCCATTTGGATTTTCATTATCAGCTTAAGTTTGACCTGAGACATCCCGGCGTAACCGAAATCGGCCGACTGATTGTCCCGCGCACTTTGGGCCTGGCCGTGACCCAGTTGAACTATTTTGCCAACCTGGCTATTTCTTCCTTAATTTCCACCCGGGCGATCACCATCTTTTCTTTTGCCCAGCAACTGGAACAACTCCCTATCGGGGTTTTTGCTGCTACTATCGCTCAGGCCGCTTTGCCAACTTTATCTGAAGAACATGGCAAAGATGATAATTTTGCTAACTTTAAAAAAACTTTTCTTACCTCGCTCCACCAGATTCTGTTTCTGGTTTGCCCGGCCGCGGCCATTCTGATTGTTTTGCGCATTCCGATCGTTCGCCTGGTTTACGGAGCTTCCAAGTTTGACTGGCCGGCAACTGTCGAAACCGGCCGGACCCTGGCTTTTTTAAGCATTGGCTTAATTGCCGAAGCGGCCATCAATTTATTAGTCCGGGGATTTTATGCGTTGCATAACAGCAAAACCCCGGTGATTGTGGGCAGCCTGACTGTTTTACTTAATATTGCCCTGTCCTTTAGTTTTATTTTCCTATTTCCCATCTGGGGAAAATCGGTTCTCGGTCTGGCTGCCGCTTCCGCCATCGCCGATAGTCTTTACGCCTTAATTTTAATTTACCTGCTTAACCGGGCCGTCCATTCCTTCGAGCCGCAAGCGTTGCTTTTGCCCGCCGGCAAAATTCTCTTTGCCGCCGCCTTGACCGGTTTTTCCCTCTATGTTCCCATGAAACTTTTAGACCAGCTGGTTTTTGACACCACCCGCACCGCGCCGTTAATTATGCTTTCCGCCACTGTCAGTCTGATCGGCTTAACCGTTTATCTCTTTTTAACCTGGGTTCTCCAAATCGAAGAACTGAAGTCTTTCCTGAGCCTGTTTGGCCAGCTCGGGCATGTCTTCTTTGCTGCCGAAGATCAGGTGGAACGGGCGGTTTCCGATGTCGTCACCGAGACCGCTCCGGTGGAAATTCCCCCACAAACTCCCGAAGTAAGGTAA
- the lepA gene encoding translation elongation factor 4 has product MDQKLIRNFAIIAHIDHGKSTLADRFLELTGTVDRRNLVEQTLDTHPVSRQRGITIRLSPVTMNFKFQNSNFKLNLIDTPGHVDFSYEVERSLAACEGAILLVDATQGIQAQTLSHFDKAKKLGLKIIPAINKIDMPNTRVEETIAELAQLVQLDKSAIFKISARTGDGVKALLEEVIKNVPPPAGNPDGPTKTQIFSSQYNQQRGVVAFVKVLEGKLTGEVGHFTPFMTPAPYLSTGEVGYLLTNIKDPEKIHLWEGYQPPKPMVFVSFFPVNQDEFNLLEDALKKLRLNDAAITFSPTSSKALGRGFRCGFLGHLHAEVSQERLETDFNLSIIATAPTVEYKILGDSETNSLTPSGHLGGAASHEPEANSSFAAQEVKDGRAGRTQNLWAEPWIKATIITPQAYVGAVITLCEERRGKLINMEYHGTGVTLFYELPLAEIITDFFDQLKSKSSGFASFDYEFWEYRPFDAVQLVILINHESIDAFSQMMEKTRAEKFGKRIVEKLAEIIPRQQIPIPIQASINGQVVARADIKSFRKDVTAKLYGGDVTRRMKLLEKQKKGKEKMKQIGKVQIPGDTFLKVFKT; this is encoded by the coding sequence ATGGATCAAAAGCTCATCCGCAATTTTGCCATTATTGCGCACATCGACCACGGAAAATCGACCCTGGCCGACCGATTTTTGGAACTGACCGGCACTGTTGACCGGCGAAATCTCGTGGAACAAACCCTCGATACTCACCCGGTTTCCCGACAGCGCGGGATTACGATACGGCTTTCGCCTGTGACCATGAATTTCAAATTTCAAAATTCAAATTTCAAATTGAATTTGATTGACACTCCCGGCCATGTGGATTTTTCCTATGAAGTCGAGCGCAGTCTGGCTGCTTGCGAAGGGGCGATTTTATTAGTCGATGCCACTCAAGGCATTCAGGCTCAGACTCTTTCTCATTTTGATAAAGCCAAAAAATTAGGGTTAAAAATTATTCCGGCCATTAACAAAATCGACATGCCCAACACCCGGGTGGAAGAAACTATTGCCGAGCTGGCTCAATTAGTCCAATTAGACAAATCCGCAATTTTTAAAATCTCTGCCAGAACCGGAGACGGAGTAAAAGCGTTATTGGAAGAAGTTATCAAAAATGTTCCTCCGCCGGCCGGTAATCCTGATGGCCCTACCAAAACTCAGATCTTTTCTTCGCAATATAACCAACAGCGCGGCGTCGTGGCTTTCGTTAAAGTTCTGGAGGGAAAACTGACCGGCGAGGTCGGCCACTTCACTCCGTTCATGACCCCGGCCCCATATCTCTCTACAGGCGAAGTCGGTTACCTGTTAACCAACATTAAAGATCCGGAAAAAATCCACCTGTGGGAAGGCTACCAGCCGCCTAAACCCATGGTCTTCGTCAGTTTTTTTCCGGTTAATCAGGATGAATTCAATTTACTTGAGGACGCTTTAAAAAAGCTGCGCCTCAACGACGCGGCCATTACTTTTTCCCCTACCAGTTCCAAAGCCTTGGGGCGAGGTTTTCGCTGCGGTTTCCTGGGTCATTTGCACGCTGAGGTCTCCCAGGAAAGATTAGAAACTGACTTTAATCTCTCAATTATTGCCACCGCTCCGACTGTAGAGTACAAGATTTTGGGTGACAGCGAGACGAATTCCTTAACTCCGAGCGGCCACCTCGGCGGAGCCGCGAGCCATGAGCCAGAAGCGAATAGCTCGTTTGCAGCGCAGGAAGTTAAGGATGGTCGAGCTGGCAGGACCCAAAATCTTTGGGCAGAGCCTTGGATCAAAGCAACAATTATTACGCCTCAGGCTTATGTCGGTGCAGTCATTACCCTTTGTGAAGAACGCCGGGGAAAACTGATAAACATGGAGTACCACGGCACCGGGGTCACTTTATTTTACGAACTGCCCTTGGCGGAAATCATTACCGATTTTTTTGACCAGTTAAAAAGCAAGTCATCAGGCTTTGCCAGTTTTGATTACGAATTCTGGGAATACCGGCCTTTTGACGCCGTACAACTGGTTATCCTGATTAATCATGAATCTATTGACGCTTTTTCTCAGATGATGGAAAAGACCCGGGCGGAAAAATTCGGAAAGAGAATCGTAGAAAAACTGGCGGAAATCATTCCCCGCCAACAAATTCCTATTCCTATCCAGGCAAGTATTAATGGTCAGGTCGTCGCCCGGGCGGACATTAAGTCTTTCCGTAAAGATGTCACGGCGAAATTATACGGCGGAGATGTTACCCGGCGGATGAAATTATTGGAAAAACAAAAAAAAGGCAAGGAAAAGATGAAGCAAATCGGTAAGGTCCAAATCCCGGGTGATACCTTCCTCAAGGTCTTCAAAACATGA